The following are encoded together in the Lathyrus oleraceus cultivar Zhongwan6 chromosome 3, CAAS_Psat_ZW6_1.0, whole genome shotgun sequence genome:
- the LOC127125461 gene encoding peroxidase 39, whose amino-acid sequence MKMRFFLVASMMLLSFLEITEGGSLRKNFYKKSCPQAEEIVKNITLQHVSSRPELPAKLLRLHFHDCFVRGCDASVLIESTASNTAEKDAIPNLSLSGFDVVKDIKDAVEAKCPGVVSCADILTLAARDAVSVQFNNEQKWEVLTGRRDGTVSKSLEALINIPAPFHNISTLRQIFSSKNLTLHDLVVLSGAHTIGVGHCNLFSNRLFNFTGKGDQDPTLDSTYAKFLKTKCQGLGDTTTTVEMDPSSSTDFNSDYYPILLRKKGLFTSDATLLTTKQSRNIVKELVSQNKFFTEFAQSMKRMGAIGVLSGSDGEIRRKCSIVN is encoded by the exons ATGAAGATGAGATTCTTCCTTGTAGCTTCTATGATGCTTCTCAGTTTCCTTGAGATTACTGAAGGAGGCAGTCTCAGGAAGAATTTCTATAAGAAATCATGTCCTCAAGCTGAGGAGATTGTGAAGAATATAACCCTACAGCATGTTTCTTCAAGGCCTGAGCTTCCAGCCAAGTTGCTAAGATTGCATTTTCATGACTGTTTTGTTAGG GGGTGTGATGCTTCTGTTTTGATAGAGTCTACTGCAAGTAACACTGCAGAGAAGGATGCTATTCCGAATTTATCATTATCGGGTTTTGATGTGGTAAAGGATATCAAAGATGCTGTGGAAGCAAAATGTCCTGGAGTTGTTTCATGTGCTGATATACTCACACTTGCTGCTAGAGATGCTGTTTCTGTCCAA TTTAATAATGAACAAAAGTGGGAAGTGCTTACTGGTAGAAGAGATGGTACTGTCTCCAAAAGCTTGGAAGCACTCATCAATATCCCAGCACCTTTCCATAACATCTCAACACTCAGACAAATCTTTTCTAGTAAAAATCTTACTCTTCATGACTTGGTCGTATTATCAG GAGCACACACAATTGGAGTAGGACATTGCAACTTATTCAGCAACAGGCTTTTCAACTTCACTGGTAAAGGTGATCAAGATCCTACTTTGGATTCAACTTATGCCAAATTCTTGAAGACCAAGTGCCAAGGTTTAGGTGACACCACCACAACGGTGGAGATGGATCCTAGTAGTTCAACAGACTTTAACAGTGACTATTATCCTATCCTTTTACGGAAGAAGGGTCTATTCACATCAGATGCTACTCTTCTCACAACCAAACAATCAAGAAACATTGTTAAAGAATTGGTTTCACAAAACAAATTCTTCACTGAGTTTGCTCAGTCAATGAAGAGGATGGGAGCCATTGGTGTTCTCTCTGGTTCTGATGGAGAGATTAGGAGGAAGTGCTCTATTGTTAATTAA